A region from the Nocardioides coralli genome encodes:
- a CDS encoding transglycosylase domain-containing protein — translation MTAKRRAAGPPVTKKQTKKRPQPKGSRWRRAGKWLLILGLVGTLLGVGSFVVLYQAIDVPDPNEDFETQTSFVYYSDGKAELGQFATQNRESINLDQMPATVKDAVVAAENRSFWTDRGIDPKGIIRAAFSNARGNSTQGASTITQQYVKILYLTQERSLTRKIKEAVISLKLQRDVSKEEILEGYLNTIYFGRGAYGVQAASKVYFDKQAKDLNLRESAVLASVLNDPNDLDPAEGKGARRELKERYGFVLDSMAEEGMVDAARADKASRKLPKFPKIEVQSQYGGQRGHVLAMVRNELERLDFSEEQIEGGGLRVTTTFTKKAMDAAAEGVAEARPEGFSDKKLHVGVASVEPGSGAVRGLYAGQDFLDSQINWAVAGGQAGSTMKPSALVAAIEAGFSLKDTFEGNSPYVLPDGTEIENQGDQDYGSSISMVDATEDSVNTAFIDMTTSMDKGPEKIVDAANRLGIPPAKSRKKAPGFPNESPGLEPITGVSLGNATVSPINMANAYATLANDGRAAEPYIIEKVVDRSGETLYQHKVADEQAVERDIAVDVSYALQQVVAEGSGSTVAGLGWPAAGKTGTATNGDGEVSSAWFAGYTRQLSTAVMYVRGKGNEQLQGWLPSYFGSGFPAQTWLAVMTRAMDGLPVEQFAEPVFVDGEAPESGHEPYTPPPTTRKPSPTPTKKPSSQAPTTQEPSEEPTTQEPTPDPTPTGSCPPLNPDCGSPSGSPSGSPGGGGGGAGGGGGGGGGSSGAARQREGR, via the coding sequence GTGACCGCAAAGCGACGGGCCGCAGGCCCGCCTGTGACCAAGAAGCAGACCAAGAAGCGACCCCAGCCGAAGGGCAGTCGCTGGCGTCGTGCCGGCAAGTGGCTGCTGATCCTCGGGCTGGTCGGGACGCTGCTCGGTGTCGGCAGCTTCGTCGTGCTCTACCAGGCCATCGACGTCCCCGACCCCAACGAGGACTTCGAGACGCAGACCAGCTTCGTCTACTACTCCGACGGCAAGGCCGAGCTCGGACAGTTCGCGACGCAGAACCGCGAGTCGATCAACCTCGACCAGATGCCGGCCACCGTCAAGGACGCCGTCGTCGCCGCGGAGAACCGTAGCTTCTGGACCGACCGCGGGATCGACCCCAAGGGCATCATCCGGGCGGCTTTCAGCAACGCCCGCGGCAACAGCACCCAGGGCGCCTCCACGATCACCCAGCAGTACGTGAAGATCCTCTACCTCACCCAGGAGCGCTCGCTCACGCGCAAGATCAAGGAAGCCGTGATCTCCCTCAAGCTGCAGCGGGACGTGAGCAAGGAGGAGATCCTCGAGGGCTACCTCAACACCATCTACTTCGGCCGCGGCGCCTACGGCGTGCAGGCCGCGTCGAAGGTCTACTTCGACAAGCAGGCCAAGGACCTGAACCTGCGCGAGTCGGCGGTCCTGGCCAGCGTCCTCAACGACCCCAACGACCTCGACCCCGCCGAGGGCAAGGGTGCCCGTCGTGAGCTGAAGGAGCGCTACGGCTTCGTGCTCGACTCGATGGCCGAGGAGGGAATGGTCGACGCCGCGCGCGCGGACAAGGCGTCCCGCAAGCTGCCGAAGTTCCCGAAGATCGAGGTCCAGAGCCAGTACGGCGGCCAGCGTGGCCACGTCCTGGCCATGGTCCGCAACGAGCTCGAGCGCCTCGACTTCAGCGAGGAGCAGATCGAGGGCGGTGGCCTGCGCGTGACGACGACGTTCACGAAGAAGGCCATGGATGCTGCCGCCGAGGGCGTGGCGGAGGCCCGCCCGGAAGGCTTCAGCGACAAGAAGCTGCACGTCGGGGTGGCCAGCGTCGAGCCCGGGAGCGGCGCGGTGCGCGGCCTCTACGCCGGCCAGGACTTCCTGGACTCCCAGATCAACTGGGCCGTGGCGGGCGGCCAGGCCGGCTCGACGATGAAGCCCTCGGCGCTCGTCGCCGCGATCGAGGCGGGCTTCTCCCTCAAGGACACCTTCGAGGGGAACTCGCCCTACGTCCTGCCCGACGGCACCGAGATCGAGAACCAGGGCGACCAGGACTACGGCTCGTCGATCTCGATGGTCGACGCCACCGAGGACTCGGTCAACACGGCCTTCATCGACATGACCACCTCGATGGACAAGGGCCCAGAGAAGATCGTCGACGCCGCCAACCGGTTGGGCATCCCCCCGGCGAAGTCGCGCAAGAAGGCACCCGGGTTCCCCAACGAGTCGCCCGGGCTGGAACCCATCACCGGCGTCTCCCTGGGCAACGCGACCGTCAGCCCGATCAACATGGCCAACGCCTACGCGACGCTCGCCAACGACGGTCGGGCGGCGGAGCCCTACATCATCGAGAAGGTGGTGGACCGCAGCGGCGAGACCCTCTACCAGCACAAGGTGGCCGACGAGCAGGCGGTCGAGCGCGACATCGCGGTCGACGTGAGCTACGCGCTGCAGCAGGTGGTGGCCGAGGGCTCCGGCTCGACGGTCGCCGGGCTCGGCTGGCCGGCGGCCGGCAAGACCGGGACCGCGACCAACGGCGACGGCGAGGTCTCCTCGGCCTGGTTCGCCGGCTACACCCGGCAGCTGAGCACCGCCGTCATGTACGTCCGAGGGAAGGGCAACGAGCAGCTGCAGGGCTGGCTCCCGTCGTACTTCGGCAGCGGCTTCCCCGCCCAGACCTGGCTGGCCGTGATGACGCGGGCCATGGACGGACTGCCGGTCGAGCAGTTCGCTGAACCGGTCTTCGTCGACGGTGAGGCGCCGGAGTCCGGTCACGAGCCCTACACCCCGCCACCGACGACCCGGAAGCCGAGCCCGACGCCGACGAAGAAGCCCTCGTCACAGGCGCCGACGACCCAGGAGCCGTCGGAGGAGCCGACGACGCAGGAGCCCACCCCGGACCCCACGCCCACCGGTAGCTGCCCGCCGCTCAACCCCGACTGCGGGTCACCGTCGGGCAGCCCCTCCGGCAGCCCGGGCGGCGGCGGTGGCGGCGCCGGCGGCGGCGGTGGCGGCGGAGGCGGCAGCAGCGGGGCCGCCCGCCAGCGGGAAGGCCGGTGA
- a CDS encoding lipid II:glycine glycyltransferase FemX, whose product MISVRPVPADKHLEFVRSRPSASFLQTPAWARVKPEWRAESLGFFRGDDMVGSALVLYRQLPKLKRYLAYLPEGPVIDWESDDLAAWLAPMADHLRGQGAFGVRMGPPVVTRRWSAAQVKEGIAEESVHRLDDVPPLERAATGARVVAQLQELGWREQSVEGGFAAGQPRHNFQIPLKGRTEDEVLAGMNQLWRRNIRKAAKQGVEVSAGTDLEAFHALYVHTAERDGFTPRPLSYFRTMYEALGAEDPDRIRLWFAHHEGDLVASTIGIRVGTHAWYSYGASSTEKREVRGSNAVQWEMIRDALGAGAEVYDLRGITDTLDADDPHVGLIQFKAGTGGEAVEYAGEWDLPLSRPLYAAFDLYMRRRG is encoded by the coding sequence GTGATCTCCGTCCGCCCCGTCCCGGCCGACAAGCACCTCGAGTTCGTCCGGAGCCGCCCCTCTGCCAGCTTCCTCCAGACCCCGGCGTGGGCCCGGGTGAAGCCGGAGTGGCGTGCGGAGTCCCTCGGCTTCTTCCGGGGTGACGACATGGTCGGCAGCGCCCTGGTGCTCTACCGCCAGCTGCCGAAGCTGAAGCGCTACCTGGCCTACCTCCCCGAGGGCCCGGTCATCGACTGGGAGAGCGACGACCTGGCCGCGTGGCTGGCGCCGATGGCCGACCACCTGCGCGGCCAGGGAGCCTTCGGCGTCCGGATGGGGCCTCCGGTGGTGACCCGGCGTTGGAGCGCTGCCCAGGTCAAGGAGGGGATCGCCGAGGAGTCGGTCCACCGCCTCGACGACGTACCGCCGCTCGAGCGGGCGGCGACCGGGGCGCGGGTCGTGGCACAGCTGCAGGAGCTCGGCTGGCGCGAGCAGAGCGTCGAGGGCGGGTTCGCCGCCGGGCAGCCGCGACACAACTTCCAGATCCCGCTGAAGGGCCGCACCGAGGACGAGGTCCTCGCGGGCATGAACCAGCTGTGGCGCCGCAACATCCGCAAGGCCGCCAAGCAGGGCGTCGAGGTGTCGGCGGGCACCGACCTGGAGGCGTTCCACGCGCTCTACGTCCACACCGCCGAGCGCGACGGGTTCACGCCCCGGCCGCTGTCCTACTTCCGCACCATGTACGAGGCCCTCGGTGCCGAGGACCCCGACCGGATCCGGCTGTGGTTCGCCCACCACGAGGGCGACCTGGTCGCCTCCACGATCGGGATCCGGGTCGGCACCCACGCCTGGTACTCCTACGGCGCCTCCTCCACCGAGAAGCGCGAGGTCCGCGGTTCCAACGCCGTGCAGTGGGAGATGATCCGCGACGCCCTCGGTGCGGGTGCGGAGGTCTACGACCTGCGTGGCATCACCGACACCCTCGACGCCGACGACCCCCACGTGGGGCTGATCCAGTTCAAGGCGGGCACCGGCGGCGAGGCGGTCGAGTACGCCGGCGAGTGGGACCTCCCCCTCAGCAGGCCGCTCTACGCCGCCTTCGACCTCTACATGCGGCGGCGCGGATGA
- a CDS encoding alanine racemase, with protein sequence MTLTLTVDGDRWRGHLRELASATPGLVPVLKGNGYGFGLSRLARRAQWLHDQGLGVDCLAVGTYDELPEVAQRFHGDLLVMTPWRPFGAALDIDDHLAQRVIHTVSRPEDAHDLLTRRPDARFVVEVLTSMRRHGHTRRSLDETVQVLRDLDRHPRIEGVAIHLPLASGSHLGEVRRLVNTVVGAELRTRRLWVSHLTRDELGTLRSTYQDFEVRPRVGTSLWLGDRGALRVTGTVLDVHALERGEVFGYRGRSAPKAGHLLVVSGGTAHGIGLEAPTGDTSIKARAATLARGGLDAVGFVRSPYSIDGKQRLFAEPPHMQASMLFLPQGARVPAVGDEIDVRVRYTATSFDRVVVT encoded by the coding sequence ATGACGCTCACCCTCACGGTCGACGGGGATCGCTGGCGGGGCCACCTGCGCGAGCTCGCCTCCGCGACCCCCGGCCTGGTCCCCGTCCTCAAGGGCAACGGCTACGGGTTCGGGCTGTCCCGGCTGGCGCGCCGCGCGCAGTGGCTCCACGACCAGGGGCTCGGTGTCGACTGCCTGGCGGTCGGCACCTACGACGAGCTGCCGGAGGTCGCCCAGCGCTTCCACGGCGACCTGCTGGTGATGACGCCGTGGCGCCCGTTCGGCGCGGCGCTCGACATCGACGACCACCTCGCCCAGCGGGTCATCCACACGGTCAGCCGCCCGGAGGACGCGCACGACCTCCTCACCCGCCGTCCCGACGCCCGGTTCGTGGTCGAGGTGCTCACCAGCATGCGCCGCCACGGGCACACCCGCCGCAGCCTCGACGAGACCGTGCAGGTGCTGCGCGACCTCGACCGGCACCCCCGCATCGAGGGCGTCGCCATCCACCTGCCCCTGGCCAGCGGCTCCCACCTCGGCGAAGTCCGACGCCTGGTCAACACCGTGGTCGGGGCCGAGCTGCGGACGCGGCGGCTGTGGGTCAGCCACCTCACCCGCGACGAGCTCGGCACGCTGCGGTCGACCTACCAGGACTTCGAGGTGCGCCCACGCGTCGGGACCAGCCTGTGGCTCGGCGACAGGGGTGCGCTGCGCGTGACCGGCACCGTCCTCGACGTGCACGCCCTCGAGCGCGGGGAGGTGTTCGGCTACCGCGGCCGCTCGGCCCCGAAGGCCGGTCACCTGCTGGTCGTCAGTGGCGGCACCGCCCACGGCATCGGCCTGGAGGCACCCACCGGCGACACCAGCATCAAGGCCCGCGCAGCGACCCTGGCCCGAGGCGGGCTCGACGCCGTCGGGTTCGTCCGGTCGCCCTACAGCATCGACGGCAAGCAGCGACTCTTCGCCGAACCACCGCACATGCAGGCGTCGATGCTCTTCCTGCCGCAGGGCGCCCGCGTCCCTGCGGTCGGCGACGAGATCGACGTCCGCGTCCGCTACACCGCCACGTCCTTCGACCGGGTCGTCGTGACCTGA
- a CDS encoding glycosyltransferase family 87 protein yields MSRAPGEHVHPTRDDPVVAALSEGVGGPLGDRAGRHRWWTPLRVVLALATVVLALGLVQKTTCYQDSWQDGTERYRHMCYSDLPYLYTGRGFAELSWPYDDDAELRDRYEVMEYPVLISYWAWGAAVATQALGGFPDLAQRYATPAGELAGLDQVREESRRFVAVNAVGLAALTLVAVGLLAGVHRRRPWDAALVAASPALALTALVNWDLLPMALVAGALFAWSRGHPGVTGLLVGLGAAAKLYPAFLLGPILVICLRQRRWADLAATSAVAVAAWAVVNAPAVLSGSTEWLHFWTFNAERTADLGSLWLLVDQAADVGFAASTVNLWSWLVFGAWCLGVLVLGLRAPQVPRLAQLALLVTIGFLLVNKVYSPQYVLWLLPLAALARPRWRDHLVWQGSEVFYFAMVWFYLGGFLDPAGGDDAGFYWLAIGVRVLGQLWLAGVVVRDIVVPSRDPVRALPGRPPVAVDLS; encoded by the coding sequence GTGAGCCGAGCCCCGGGCGAGCACGTCCATCCCACGCGCGACGACCCCGTCGTCGCCGCGCTGAGCGAGGGTGTCGGCGGGCCGCTCGGGGACCGGGCAGGTCGGCACCGGTGGTGGACGCCGCTGCGGGTGGTGCTCGCCCTGGCGACGGTCGTCCTGGCACTGGGTCTGGTGCAGAAGACCACCTGCTACCAGGACTCGTGGCAGGACGGCACCGAGCGCTACCGCCACATGTGCTACTCCGACCTGCCCTACCTCTACACCGGCCGCGGGTTCGCGGAGCTCAGCTGGCCCTACGACGACGACGCGGAGCTCCGCGACCGGTACGAGGTCATGGAGTACCCGGTGCTCATCTCGTACTGGGCCTGGGGCGCGGCGGTGGCCACCCAGGCGCTCGGCGGCTTTCCCGACCTGGCGCAGCGCTACGCGACTCCCGCCGGGGAGCTGGCCGGGCTCGACCAGGTGCGTGAGGAGAGTCGGCGCTTCGTCGCGGTCAACGCGGTCGGCCTGGCGGCCCTGACGCTGGTGGCCGTCGGCCTGCTGGCCGGTGTGCACCGTCGGCGTCCCTGGGACGCCGCGCTGGTGGCGGCATCCCCTGCTCTGGCACTCACCGCGCTGGTCAACTGGGACCTGCTGCCCATGGCGCTCGTGGCCGGTGCGCTGTTCGCCTGGTCACGCGGTCACCCGGGGGTCACCGGGCTGCTCGTGGGGCTGGGTGCGGCGGCCAAGCTCTATCCGGCGTTCCTGCTGGGCCCGATCCTCGTCATCTGCCTGCGGCAGCGGAGGTGGGCGGACCTCGCCGCCACGTCGGCCGTGGCGGTGGCGGCGTGGGCGGTCGTCAACGCCCCCGCCGTGCTGAGCGGGTCGACGGAGTGGCTCCACTTCTGGACCTTCAACGCCGAACGCACCGCCGACCTGGGGTCGCTCTGGCTCCTGGTCGACCAGGCCGCCGACGTCGGGTTCGCGGCCTCGACCGTCAACCTGTGGTCGTGGCTGGTGTTCGGCGCCTGGTGCCTCGGCGTCCTCGTGCTCGGACTGCGTGCGCCGCAGGTCCCCCGGTTGGCACAGCTCGCGCTGCTGGTGACGATCGGCTTCCTGCTCGTCAACAAGGTCTACTCACCGCAGTACGTGCTGTGGCTGCTCCCGCTGGCCGCGCTCGCGCGTCCCCGGTGGCGTGACCACCTGGTCTGGCAGGGCAGCGAGGTCTTCTATTTCGCGATGGTCTGGTTCTACCTCGGGGGGTTCCTGGACCCGGCGGGTGGCGACGACGCCGGCTTCTACTGGCTCGCGATCGGTGTCCGGGTGCTCGGCCAGCTCTGGCTGGCCGGCGTGGTGGTGCGCGACATCGTGGTGCCGTCGCGGGACCCGGTGCGGGCCCTGCCGGGGAGGCCGCCGGTGGCGGTCGACCTCAGCTGA
- a CDS encoding inositol-3-phosphate synthase, producing MGAVRVGIVGVGNCATSLIQGVEYYQDADPQGHVPGLMHVTFGDYHVSDVEFVAAFDVDDTKVGKDLSEAINASQNNTIKICDVPTLGVEVQRGPTLDGLGKYYRETIEESAAEPVDVVQVLKDAEVDVLVSYLPVGSEEADKFYAQCAIDAGVAFVNALPVFIASDPEWAKKFEDAGVPIVGDDIKSQVGATITHRVLARLFEDRGVVLDRTYQLNVGGNMDFKNMLERERLESKKVSKTQAVTSNLNGELAGKIHDRNVHIGPSDYVEWLDDRKWAYVRLEGRAFGDAPLNLEYKLEVWDSPNSAGIIIDAIRAAKIAKDRGIGGPIISASSYLMKSPPVQLPDDEGRRRVEAFIEGTEEA from the coding sequence ATGGGTGCGGTACGAGTAGGAATCGTCGGAGTGGGCAACTGCGCCACGTCCCTGATCCAGGGGGTGGAGTACTACCAGGACGCCGATCCGCAGGGCCACGTCCCCGGCCTGATGCACGTCACCTTCGGCGACTACCACGTCAGCGACGTCGAGTTCGTCGCCGCGTTCGACGTCGACGACACGAAGGTCGGCAAGGACCTGTCGGAGGCGATCAACGCCTCGCAGAACAACACGATCAAGATCTGCGACGTCCCCACGCTGGGCGTCGAGGTCCAGCGCGGACCCACGCTCGACGGTCTGGGCAAGTACTACCGCGAGACCATCGAGGAGTCCGCCGCCGAGCCGGTCGACGTCGTCCAGGTTCTCAAGGACGCCGAGGTCGACGTGCTCGTCTCCTACCTGCCCGTGGGCTCGGAGGAGGCCGACAAGTTCTACGCCCAGTGCGCCATCGACGCCGGTGTCGCGTTCGTCAACGCCCTGCCCGTGTTCATCGCCTCAGATCCGGAGTGGGCCAAGAAGTTCGAGGACGCCGGCGTGCCGATCGTCGGTGACGACATCAAGAGCCAGGTCGGCGCGACCATCACGCACCGCGTGCTGGCGAGGCTCTTCGAGGACCGCGGCGTGGTGCTGGACCGCACCTACCAGCTCAACGTCGGCGGCAACATGGACTTCAAGAACATGCTCGAGCGGGAGCGTCTGGAGTCGAAGAAGGTCTCCAAGACCCAGGCGGTGACCTCCAACCTCAACGGCGAGCTCGCCGGCAAGATCCACGACCGCAACGTGCACATCGGCCCGTCCGACTACGTCGAGTGGCTCGACGACCGCAAGTGGGCCTACGTCCGGCTCGAGGGCCGCGCCTTCGGTGACGCCCCGCTCAACCTCGAGTACAAGCTGGAGGTCTGGGACTCCCCCAACTCCGCCGGCATCATCATCGATGCCATCCGGGCGGCCAAGATCGCCAAGGACCGCGGGATCGGCGGCCCGATCATCTCCGCGTCGTCCTACCTGATGAAGAGCCCGCCGGTGCAGCTGCCCGACGACGAGGGTCGCCGCCGCGTCGAAGCCTTCATCGAGGGCACCGAGGAGGCGTGA
- a CDS encoding low temperature requirement protein A encodes MSTSRVLFRPTEATHRVTTLELFFDLVFVFAFTQVTAFMAADPSPANALRGLVLLALLWWAWCSYAWLGNQAHADEGVVRATFVLAMVAMFLTALAIPEAFSDTPGGLDGPVVLAISYVAVRLLHLGCYLVAAGDDTGLRRQLLITLVPVSLAAVILVVGSIVGPPYQAPLWALALLVDYVGIWVTSTDGWRLTSPVHFAERHGLIVIVALGESLVAIGVGVGGFGITAPIMVAAVLGVLVAVCLWWLYFDVVAHVGERVLARAEGQQRTTLARDSYTYLHFPIVMSVIFLALGLKKVLEYVADTDHHDLSDALTGTPLVALYVGVAVHLLGHVAFRRRNVHSWNVQRLVAAAVLLVLLPVAWNLPALASLALVVAVLGTLVAWEVLRFGTLRDRVRHPRAESVS; translated from the coding sequence ATGTCGACCAGCCGGGTGCTCTTCCGGCCCACGGAGGCGACCCACCGGGTCACGACCCTAGAGCTCTTCTTCGACCTCGTCTTCGTCTTCGCCTTCACCCAGGTGACCGCGTTCATGGCGGCCGACCCCTCACCGGCCAACGCCCTGCGCGGCCTCGTGCTGCTGGCTCTGCTGTGGTGGGCGTGGTGCTCCTACGCCTGGCTCGGAAACCAGGCCCACGCCGACGAAGGCGTGGTGCGTGCGACGTTCGTGCTGGCCATGGTCGCGATGTTCCTGACCGCGCTCGCCATCCCCGAGGCCTTCTCCGACACACCGGGTGGACTGGACGGACCCGTGGTGCTGGCGATCAGCTACGTCGCGGTACGACTGCTCCACCTCGGGTGCTACCTCGTGGCGGCCGGCGACGACACCGGGCTGCGACGGCAGCTCCTCATCACCTTGGTGCCGGTGTCCCTTGCGGCGGTGATCCTCGTGGTCGGGAGCATCGTCGGTCCGCCCTACCAGGCTCCCCTCTGGGCCCTGGCCCTCCTCGTCGACTACGTCGGCATCTGGGTGACCAGCACCGACGGCTGGCGTCTCACCAGTCCGGTCCACTTCGCCGAGCGCCACGGCCTCATCGTCATCGTCGCCCTGGGCGAGTCCCTCGTCGCGATCGGTGTGGGTGTCGGAGGCTTCGGGATCACCGCTCCGATCATGGTGGCGGCCGTCCTCGGCGTCCTGGTCGCCGTCTGCCTGTGGTGGCTCTACTTCGACGTGGTCGCCCACGTGGGCGAGCGGGTGCTGGCACGCGCGGAGGGCCAGCAACGCACCACGTTGGCGCGCGACTCCTACACCTACCTCCACTTCCCCATCGTGATGTCGGTGATCTTCCTGGCGCTCGGCCTCAAGAAGGTCCTCGAGTACGTCGCCGACACGGACCACCACGACCTGTCCGACGCACTCACCGGTACCCCCCTCGTCGCGCTCTACGTCGGGGTGGCGGTCCACCTCCTCGGCCACGTCGCGTTCCGCCGGCGCAACGTGCACAGCTGGAACGTGCAGCGGCTGGTGGCCGCGGCCGTGCTCCTGGTGCTCCTCCCGGTGGCGTGGAACCTCCCCGCCCTGGCGTCGCTGGCCCTGGTGGTGGCGGTCCTGGGCACCCTCGTGGCGTGGGAGGTGCTCCGCTTCGGCACGCTGCGCGACCGGGTGCGGCACCCGCGGGCGGAGAGCGTCAGCTGA
- a CDS encoding PadR family transcriptional regulator — protein MARRGETIELAVLGLLHEGPMHGYELRKRLNLMLGWGRVLSYGSLYPTLKKMLRKQLIEEAATTVVSRRPRIVYQITDAGNAEFQRLMSEVGPTAWEDDTFDIRFAFFGRADMETRLRVLEGRRSRLQERLERVQKELAMTQQEVDRYAAELQRHGVESVEREVRWLSELINAERTGSETTRPDPNTTNTGQSQG, from the coding sequence ATGGCACGTCGTGGTGAGACCATCGAGCTGGCGGTCCTCGGGCTGCTGCACGAGGGACCCATGCACGGCTACGAGCTGCGCAAGCGGCTCAACCTCATGCTCGGGTGGGGGCGGGTGCTGTCCTACGGCTCGCTCTACCCGACGCTGAAGAAGATGCTGCGCAAGCAGCTGATCGAGGAGGCGGCCACCACCGTGGTCAGCCGTCGCCCGCGCATCGTCTACCAGATCACCGACGCCGGGAACGCCGAGTTCCAGCGGCTGATGTCGGAGGTCGGCCCCACTGCCTGGGAGGACGACACCTTCGACATCCGGTTCGCGTTCTTCGGCCGTGCCGACATGGAGACCAGGCTGCGAGTCCTCGAGGGGCGCCGGAGCCGGCTGCAGGAGCGGCTCGAGCGCGTGCAGAAGGAGCTGGCGATGACCCAGCAGGAGGTCGACCGCTACGCCGCCGAGCTGCAGCGCCACGGCGTGGAGTCCGTCGAGCGTGAGGTGCGCTGGCTCTCCGAGCTCATCAACGCCGAGCGGACCGGGAGCGAGACGACCCGGCCAGACCCGAACACCACCAACACCGGTCAGTCGCAGGGCTGA